TGTCGCTGACGACCACTCCCTCGAGGAGCAGTCGCCTGCCTCGGTGAGGCGCTGGCTCGGCTGCGGGCCGGGGCTCCGGCATGAATCCTCCGTCGTGCGGCGGCTAGCTCTGCGCCGCCGTTCGCTTCTCGTTCAGAACCGTCTTCACCCGCGCCAGATCGCGCCGGACCCCCCGGATGCGATGGGGGTTCTCCGCCTGGCCGGTGGATTGCTGG
The genomic region above belongs to Candidatus Polarisedimenticolia bacterium and contains:
- the rpmC gene encoding 50S ribosomal protein L29, with the protein product MKALRASALREKTMEELLKDEEDLQTQLFKLRFQQSTGQAENPHRIRGVRRDLARVKTVLNEKRTAAQS